A region of Acidobacteriota bacterium DNA encodes the following proteins:
- a CDS encoding nucleotide pyrophosphohydrolase codes for MDDLIAKLRAFAAERDWDQFHSPKNLAMALAVEAAELLEHFQWLTEEESRTLDPERLAKVREEIGDVQLYLARLADKLGLSPIDAARDKLEINRRKYPPEKARGNAVKSTDFEK; via the coding sequence ATGGACGACCTCATCGCCAAGCTCCGGGCCTTCGCCGCCGAAAGGGACTGGGACCAGTTTCACTCTCCAAAAAATCTGGCGATGGCACTTGCCGTCGAAGCCGCCGAACTCCTCGAACACTTTCAATGGCTGACCGAGGAGGAAAGCCGCACCCTCGACCCCGAAAGGTTGGCGAAGGTCCGCGAGGAAATCGGCGATGTCCAGCTTTACCTGGCCCGGCTGGCCGACAAGCTCGGCCTGTCTCCGATCGACGCCGCCCGCGACAAGCTCGAAATCAACCGCCGCAAGTATCCCCCGGAGAAGGCCCGGGGCAATGCCGTCAAATCGACCGATTTCGAAAAGTAA
- a CDS encoding nucleotidyltransferase family protein: protein MTIDILRMKRDDVLAIAQKHGVTSIKVFGSAVRGEDSADSDIDLLVTTGPEVSPWFPAGLILDLEQLLDRRVDIVTESGVNANIRDHVFSEAVAL from the coding sequence ATGACCATCGATATTCTTCGCATGAAACGCGACGATGTGCTTGCCATAGCTCAAAAACATGGCGTGACGTCGATTAAGGTGTTTGGTTCGGCCGTCCGGGGAGAGGATTCAGCGGACAGCGACATTGATCTGCTCGTTACCACGGGTCCTGAAGTCAGTCCTTGGTTCCCGGCCGGACTGATCCTCGACCTTGAGCAACTTCTTGACCGGCGTGTCGATATCGTTACGGAATCAGGAGTCAACGCGAATATTCGAGATCATGTCTTCTCCGAGGCGGTTGCATTGTGA
- a CDS encoding HepT-like ribonuclease domain-containing protein, with amino-acid sequence MKRDSTYLRYILETITRIEYAVSGGKDLFIKSTVHQDAVLRNLHTMTETTQRLSAALKSSYPKVEWASLAAFRNVLVHNYLGLDIELIWQVATTDVPSFKKQVERMLDNINET; translated from the coding sequence GTGAAACGCGACAGCACCTATCTGCGATATATCCTCGAAACAATCACCCGTATCGAATATGCTGTCAGCGGGGGCAAAGACCTCTTCATCAAATCAACGGTGCATCAGGATGCCGTCCTCCGCAATCTTCATACGATGACCGAGACAACGCAGCGCCTATCCGCGGCGCTGAAGTCGTCGTATCCAAAGGTCGAGTGGGCCTCTTTAGCGGCTTTTCGCAACGTTCTCGTGCATAACTACCTGGGCCTTGATATTGAGTTGATCTGGCAAGTCGCGACGACTGATGTCCCAAGTTTCAAGAAACAGGTCGAACGAATGCTCGATAACATCAACGAGACATAG
- a CDS encoding hydrolase — MSSADYEGGNPMSKSNPDECCPKCAKKYGKNYVAILAQI, encoded by the coding sequence TTGTCGTCGGCTGATTATGAAGGAGGAAACCCCATGAGCAAGTCCAATCCCGATGAGTGCTGTCCGAAATGCGCGAAGAAGTACGGCAAGAACTATGTGGCCATCCTGGCGCAGATCTGA
- a CDS encoding CopG family transcriptional regulator, with translation MTETSKRSTIYFEPELHHALRIKAAHTRQTLSDIVNDAVRQALREDQEDLAAFEERAHEPLISYEELLKNLKAHGKI, from the coding sequence ATGACTGAAACTTCGAAACGTTCCACAATTTACTTTGAGCCCGAACTTCATCATGCCCTGCGTATCAAGGCCGCCCATACGCGACAAACGCTTTCAGATATTGTCAACGATGCCGTGCGTCAAGCTCTTCGGGAGGATCAAGAGGATTTGGCTGCATTTGAAGAACGTGCCCATGAGCCGCTGATTTCGTACGAGGAGCTTTTGAAGAATCTGAAGGCCCATGGGAAGATATAA
- a CDS encoding radical SAM protein, with product MLKSGRGVVLIGFEDQENLGLRGIAAHLQKHGIGAAVVPFNLPKTRILSEIRKAKPAIVGFSLIFQRFFFDFRDLIAYLRDKGISAHFTMGGHFPSMDYRETLENIPGLDSVVRFEGEETLVELCRKIAEPDEWAAIRGLAFRRNGRLEVNPPRPLIADLDSLPLPLRDKKMASHRGLGVRSILASRGCYHNCSFCSIHQFYREPPGPLRRTRSPSHVVREMEALFHDCHARVFIFQDDDWFMKGRAHAAWIEDFIGALERSSIREQVAWRISCRIDDLRADLLGKMKDAGLLCVYLGIESGNDRGLQVFNKHFTVDDVHRAIELLRHVGMPFEFGFMIFDPESTFKTVLENIRFLERITEDGRTIAGFSKMVPYAGTAIAAKLKEEGRLKGTIASPDYGFRDPRLDALQLIASRTFNYRNFDREGLVERLRLAKFDVLILRKFFPNRQDAEVYGAEVGNLIRRSNAAALECFSLMAEFMKTRTEDEIYALWPFLETLRQEEHETEDRIASQLDRLESSFRDAGDPARINFE from the coding sequence ATGTTGAAGTCCGGCCGAGGCGTTGTTCTGATCGGCTTTGAAGATCAGGAAAACCTGGGGTTGCGCGGGATTGCAGCGCATCTCCAAAAACACGGTATCGGCGCCGCCGTGGTGCCCTTTAATCTGCCGAAGACCCGGATTCTCTCTGAAATCCGGAAGGCCAAACCCGCAATCGTCGGATTCTCCCTTATCTTCCAGCGCTTTTTCTTCGATTTCAGAGATCTCATCGCCTACCTAAGAGACAAGGGCATCTCGGCTCATTTCACCATGGGCGGTCACTTCCCCAGCATGGACTATCGGGAAACCCTCGAGAATATTCCCGGACTGGATTCGGTCGTTCGTTTCGAAGGCGAGGAGACGCTGGTTGAGTTATGCCGGAAAATCGCTGAACCGGATGAATGGGCCGCGATCCGGGGACTCGCGTTTCGCCGGAACGGCCGGCTAGAGGTCAACCCCCCGCGCCCGCTCATCGCCGACCTCGATTCTCTACCCTTACCTCTCCGAGACAAAAAAATGGCATCGCATCGCGGCCTCGGCGTCCGTTCGATCCTGGCGAGCCGGGGATGTTACCACAACTGCAGCTTCTGCAGCATTCATCAGTTCTACAGGGAGCCGCCAGGTCCTCTGCGTCGGACCCGTTCCCCCTCCCATGTTGTCCGGGAAATGGAAGCGTTGTTTCACGATTGCCATGCGCGTGTCTTCATCTTTCAGGATGACGACTGGTTCATGAAAGGCCGTGCCCATGCAGCCTGGATCGAGGATTTTATCGGCGCCCTTGAGAGGTCTTCCATCCGGGAACAGGTGGCGTGGCGCATATCCTGCCGGATCGACGATCTCCGGGCGGATCTCCTCGGAAAGATGAAGGATGCCGGGTTGCTGTGCGTTTACCTCGGCATCGAATCCGGAAATGACCGGGGATTGCAGGTTTTCAACAAACATTTCACCGTGGATGATGTTCACCGCGCGATCGAACTTCTTCGTCATGTCGGCATGCCGTTCGAGTTCGGCTTCATGATCTTCGATCCGGAAAGCACGTTCAAGACCGTTCTCGAGAACATCCGGTTTCTAGAGCGAATCACGGAAGACGGCCGGACGATCGCCGGATTCAGCAAGATGGTTCCCTACGCCGGCACGGCCATCGCCGCGAAACTGAAGGAGGAGGGCCGCCTGAAAGGGACGATCGCATCGCCCGACTATGGTTTTCGTGATCCCCGCCTGGATGCGCTGCAGCTTATCGCGTCGCGGACTTTCAATTACCGCAATTTCGACCGCGAAGGTCTTGTCGAGCGGCTTCGCCTGGCCAAGTTCGACGTCCTGATTCTCAGGAAGTTCTTCCCGAATCGCCAAGATGCTGAGGTTTACGGTGCTGAAGTCGGGAATCTGATCCGGCGGAGCAACGCCGCGGCTCTGGAATGTTTTTCCCTGATGGCCGAGTTCATGAAGACCCGGACTGAAGACGAAATCTATGCCCTTTGGCCTTTCCTGGAAACCCTTCGGCAGGAAGAGCATGAAACCGAAGACCGAATTGCTTCGCAGCTGGATCGGCTGGAATCCTCTTTTCGGGACGCCGGAGATCCGGCTAGAATCAATTTTGAATAG